The Shewanella mangrovisoli genome has a window encoding:
- a CDS encoding sensor domain-containing diguanylate cyclase — translation MTNSPKLARQQPALSIVDDAALAATQHAKAAELQLNFFEHSSLETIELFIQHLTEPVILVNANGFIRSCNQRSAELLDCPLASLKGQDWRNFLTEHHQARYDNLLSHDVQLGTNCGHPVQHPAQETTLICASGKAKDVELSISYIPSHEPVFVMVMHDLTQHKAENLKLRKLAATDSLTQLANRRYFDEMLQQQWEECTAKLRPISVVIIDVDYFKVFNDQFGHIQGDECLRKIAKVIANIVPIDIGLAARYGGEEFALILPNHNAKMALTIAQKIQQGINNIRFTDQGLRDYVSVSASQGIASEVNGQFRTSLAMVCAADTALYRAKADGRDRINASL, via the coding sequence ATGACAAACTCACCGAAACTGGCACGTCAACAACCCGCCTTATCCATTGTCGATGATGCTGCATTGGCCGCAACTCAGCATGCAAAGGCTGCCGAGCTACAGCTGAACTTTTTCGAGCATTCTTCCCTCGAGACCATTGAGCTCTTTATTCAACATTTAACCGAGCCAGTGATCCTAGTGAATGCCAACGGCTTTATCCGTTCGTGCAATCAACGTAGTGCCGAGCTGCTCGATTGCCCGCTGGCGAGTTTAAAGGGCCAAGACTGGCGCAATTTTTTGACCGAACATCATCAAGCGCGCTACGACAATCTCCTGAGCCATGATGTGCAACTAGGCACTAATTGTGGTCACCCCGTGCAGCACCCTGCGCAGGAAACCACGCTGATCTGCGCCTCTGGCAAGGCCAAAGATGTTGAATTGTCTATCTCTTATATTCCCAGCCATGAACCCGTGTTTGTGATGGTGATGCACGATTTAACTCAGCATAAGGCGGAAAACCTCAAGCTGCGTAAATTGGCCGCCACCGACTCCCTCACCCAACTGGCGAACCGTCGCTATTTTGATGAAATGCTGCAACAGCAATGGGAAGAATGTACCGCTAAGCTGCGCCCTATCAGCGTAGTCATTATCGATGTGGATTATTTTAAGGTGTTTAATGACCAGTTCGGTCATATCCAAGGTGATGAATGCCTTAGAAAAATCGCCAAAGTAATCGCCAATATTGTGCCTATCGACATCGGTCTTGCGGCCCGTTACGGCGGCGAAGAGTTTGCGCTGATCCTGCCTAATCACAATGCAAAAATGGCACTGACCATAGCGCAAAAAATTCAGCAAGGGATTAATAATATTCGCTTTACTGACCAAGGGCTTAGGGATTATGTCTCGGTAAGTGCCAGCCAAGGGATTGCCAGTGAAGTTAATGGCCAGTTCCGTACTTCACTCGCCATGGTGTGCGCCGCCGATACCGCGCTTTACCGCGCCAAGGCCGATGGTCGTGATCGGATAAACGCCTCACTGTAG
- a CDS encoding FAD-binding protein — protein sequence MKTPNTPHNTSDTSTNTVAQAQGQETAASMNSLSLTPFSLSQTLDVFTFQAWVNTQQGGTVFQYCDQANNPCFTLQITPLGHIDIRVNSQLLQIDTISTLGGLNDGYWHLLSITYQYHELSCFIDGAQIHLQQHTTPLTDEAKLKTEKQTAATFDGEIVNINLIETCLTDTEILDCYLHPQQQAALIDSNLYIYPKQHSKQTLNLMPAQLARQEVMLIIFNDTEYNFSKQNLNSNNFNKQLPSIIPAHERCAYMIESSSDNWPHFIYKANYQAKESTDIKLRFDILKSLTPHRSQIDLQLSNELEFDCFISQSNSNRLTAEIRISENVVTRQAKHFMRFINEVRSHIASDNIITDGQYYAEQDFWVSTGQQMLAYENACQLFNRRLQKRPLAIIKCRTSQEVKLVYKTAVDYHLAISVRSSGHDHEGESGETNSIVIDLSLMNSIELDPISGIVAVGPGCTMRALTSYLAQKGLMLPHSTSASHALAGFIMGGGWGPWCRKYGMCCESLVQAEIVLGVGETQVVSAANKPELLWALKGGGGLSYGIVTRFFIQTFALPPSLLKFELEWNPYQQDSQQLRETTPTLRLLERWEQIILADNLPCLLGTNLKIQAKPTVLPGVKPPLNTGVQDPQEAKHNCIMYGYWEGNPASLAHFIKTQFSEVGLKPKRVQMAAMGGLSQSYGDELMESWNREAIRDLQPVLNHRMAELLNDTDIQLYKNQRQHSQDLLKPAPHRVTSRLAHAQGLKQGYIALIDSLTSSQLIDGNRQLGLFTYVTLSAIAGDFYRTLGEVQKSQSAFPYKEQAYIIQYQAWWNSELQEQALMQVNSVYPRVNKALDWIDTCRDASIANSSGAFISFKDNTIPTARYFGQNYQMLQQVKASYCQDPLNHFRSRKSIV from the coding sequence ATGAAAACGCCGAATACACCCCATAACACTTCGGATACCTCGACTAACACTGTGGCTCAAGCACAGGGTCAAGAGACAGCAGCTTCGATGAATTCACTTTCCTTAACGCCATTTTCTCTCAGTCAGACCCTAGATGTGTTTACCTTCCAAGCTTGGGTTAACACTCAACAGGGCGGGACGGTATTTCAATATTGCGACCAAGCCAATAATCCCTGCTTTACGCTACAAATAACGCCACTTGGGCATATCGATATTCGAGTAAACAGCCAGTTATTACAGATTGACACTATATCCACCTTAGGCGGCTTAAATGATGGTTATTGGCATTTATTATCCATCACTTATCAATACCATGAATTAAGCTGTTTTATCGATGGCGCTCAAATCCATTTACAGCAGCATACAACGCCCTTAACGGATGAGGCTAAATTAAAAACCGAAAAACAGACTGCTGCGACTTTCGATGGAGAAATCGTTAATATTAATTTGATTGAAACCTGTTTAACAGATACTGAAATTTTAGATTGTTATTTACATCCACAGCAGCAAGCGGCGCTGATTGACAGCAACTTATATATTTATCCCAAACAACATTCAAAGCAGACTCTCAACTTAATGCCAGCTCAATTGGCAAGGCAGGAAGTCATGCTGATTATTTTTAATGATACCGAATATAATTTTAGTAAGCAGAACTTAAACAGCAATAATTTTAACAAGCAGCTACCGAGTATTATCCCCGCCCATGAACGCTGCGCTTATATGATTGAATCCAGCAGTGATAACTGGCCGCACTTTATTTACAAGGCGAACTATCAAGCCAAAGAAAGTACCGATATCAAACTGAGATTTGATATTTTAAAGTCCCTCACTCCCCATCGTTCACAGATTGATTTACAGCTAAGTAATGAGCTGGAATTTGATTGCTTTATCAGCCAATCAAATTCGAACCGATTAACGGCCGAGATCCGTATCAGCGAAAATGTGGTCACCCGCCAAGCCAAGCATTTTATGCGCTTTATTAACGAAGTACGCAGCCATATTGCCAGCGATAACATCATTACCGATGGCCAGTATTATGCCGAGCAGGATTTTTGGGTAAGCACGGGACAACAGATGCTGGCCTACGAAAACGCCTGCCAACTGTTTAATCGCCGCTTGCAAAAAAGGCCCCTCGCCATCATCAAATGCCGCACCAGCCAAGAGGTCAAGCTGGTCTACAAGACGGCGGTCGATTATCACTTAGCCATTAGTGTGCGTTCCAGCGGCCATGATCACGAAGGGGAAAGTGGCGAGACCAATAGCATAGTGATCGACCTATCCTTGATGAACAGCATCGAACTCGATCCCATCAGCGGCATCGTCGCCGTTGGGCCAGGTTGCACTATGCGAGCCTTAACCAGTTATCTGGCGCAAAAGGGCTTAATGTTGCCCCACAGCACCAGCGCCTCCCATGCCTTAGCGGGCTTTATTATGGGCGGCGGCTGGGGACCTTGGTGCCGTAAATACGGCATGTGCTGCGAGAGCTTAGTGCAGGCAGAAATCGTGTTGGGCGTAGGTGAAACCCAAGTGGTGTCGGCGGCCAATAAGCCCGAACTCCTCTGGGCGCTGAAGGGCGGAGGAGGTTTAAGCTACGGTATTGTCACTCGTTTTTTTATTCAAACCTTTGCCCTGCCCCCAAGCCTGCTGAAATTTGAACTGGAATGGAACCCGTATCAGCAGGATAGCCAACAGCTACGAGAAACCACCCCGACCTTAAGATTATTGGAGCGTTGGGAGCAGATTATTCTGGCCGATAATCTGCCTTGTTTGCTGGGCACCAACCTTAAAATCCAAGCCAAACCCACCGTATTGCCAGGGGTAAAACCGCCATTAAACACTGGCGTGCAGGATCCCCAAGAGGCTAAACATAACTGCATTATGTACGGCTATTGGGAGGGGAATCCTGCGAGCCTTGCACACTTTATCAAGACCCAGTTTAGTGAGGTCGGCTTAAAACCCAAAAGAGTGCAAATGGCGGCCATGGGCGGCTTAAGCCAATCCTATGGCGATGAATTGATGGAGAGCTGGAACCGTGAGGCGATTCGGGATTTACAACCCGTCTTAAACCATAGAATGGCCGAACTGCTTAATGATACGGATATACAGCTGTATAAAAATCAGCGCCAACATTCGCAGGATTTGCTCAAGCCCGCGCCCCATAGGGTGACATCGCGCTTGGCCCATGCACAGGGGCTAAAACAGGGGTATATCGCGCTTATCGACAGCCTCACCTCATCTCAACTGATTGATGGCAATCGGCAATTAGGCTTGTTTACCTATGTCACCCTAAGCGCCATTGCCGGTGATTTTTATCGCACACTTGGTGAAGTGCAAAAAAGCCAGAGCGCCTTCCCCTACAAGGAGCAGGCCTACATTATTCAGTATCAGGCATGGTGGAACAGCGAACTCCAAGAGCAAGCCTTAATGCAGGTTAACTCCGTCTATCCCCGAGTGAATAAGGCGCTCGACTGGATAGACACCTGCCGCGATGCCAGCATTGCCAATAGCTCAGGCGCCTTTATCAGCTTTAAGGACAATACCATCCCGACCGCACGCTACTTTGGGCAAAATTATCAAATGTTGCAGCAGGTTAAGGCCAGTTATTGCCAAGATCCCTTAAATCATTTTCGCTCGCGCAAATCCATTGTGTAG
- a CDS encoding DMT family transporter, protein MTPPPALAIVLALLAASLMGTIGVFARFAALPAEHITFYRLLLGALFLMAYMLLTGKGRQIRHKPSKRTLVNGAMLAGFMAFYIEAIEYTQMATVIMIIYLAPVLASLFAHFVFHERLKRSSIATVVLALMGFMLMLPVTSSQSLYDNEIMGYFYALLALLTYCGFILINRKPSAASPYQSTLVQLSVGALCLLPLVLTTPLVPSLDQFAWLLAIGFFPGFLAILFAVKALAQLPSVTYGTLSYVEPVVVVALAWWLFDEALTTQQMLGVSLIMLAGMAQGYLSQRHSASKTLKGCPT, encoded by the coding sequence ATGACACCGCCACCCGCACTGGCCATAGTGCTTGCCCTGCTGGCCGCGAGCCTAATGGGCACCATTGGCGTATTCGCCCGTTTTGCCGCCCTGCCCGCCGAACATATTACCTTTTACCGCCTGCTACTCGGCGCGCTGTTTTTAATGGCCTATATGCTGTTAACAGGTAAAGGACGGCAAATTCGCCACAAACCGAGCAAGCGCACCTTGGTCAATGGCGCTATGTTGGCGGGATTTATGGCTTTTTATATCGAGGCCATTGAATACACCCAAATGGCAACGGTGATCATGATTATCTATCTCGCCCCTGTACTGGCGTCACTCTTTGCCCATTTTGTGTTTCACGAGAGGCTTAAGCGATCCAGCATCGCCACAGTGGTGCTCGCCTTGATGGGTTTTATGCTGATGCTGCCCGTGACCTCGAGTCAGTCACTCTACGACAATGAAATTATGGGGTATTTTTATGCCCTGCTCGCATTGCTCACCTATTGCGGCTTTATCTTAATCAACCGTAAACCGAGCGCCGCCTCGCCCTATCAAAGCACCTTAGTCCAGCTCAGTGTCGGCGCCCTCTGTTTACTGCCCTTAGTGTTAACGACACCCTTAGTACCGAGTCTGGATCAATTTGCTTGGCTGCTGGCGATTGGCTTCTTTCCGGGCTTTTTAGCCATTCTGTTTGCGGTAAAAGCCCTCGCACAACTGCCTTCGGTCACCTATGGCACCCTCTCCTACGTCGAACCTGTGGTGGTGGTCGCACTCGCTTGGTGGTTATTTGATGAGGCGCTCACAACGCAGCAAATGCTGGGGGTATCGCTGATTATGTTGGCGGGCATGGCACAGGGCTACTTAAGCCAGCGCCACTCGGCCAGCAAAACCTTGAAGGGTTGCCCGACTTAA
- a CDS encoding ABC-F family ATPase has translation MITTANITMQFGSKPLFENISVKFGGGNRYGLIGANGCGKSTFMKILCGDLEPSSGNVSLDVNERLGKLSQNQFGYEEFTLIDTVIMGHRELWKVKQERDRIYSLPEMSEEDGIAVANLEMEFAEMDGYTAESRAGELLLGVGIGIESHFGLMSEIAPGLKLRVLLAQALFSDPDVLLLDEPTNNLDIDTIRWLQDVLNQRDSTMIIISHDRYFLNSVCTHMADLNYGELRVYPGNYDEYMQAASQARERLLADNAKKKAQISELQTFVARFSANASKAKQATSRARQIDKIKLEEVKASSRVNPFIRFDQEKKLFRNALVVENLAKGYDTPLFKDLNLIVEVGERIAILGENGVGKTTLLRTLIHDIPQDEGLIQWSENSNIGYYAQDHESDFENDMTLFEWMSQWRKPEDDDQAVRGILGRMLFSADDIKKSVKVLSGGEKGRMLFGKLIMQKPNILMLDEPTNHMDMESIESLNNALEKYEGTLLFVSHDRAFVSSLANRILEITPNGVNDFKGTYDEFLVSKGIEG, from the coding sequence CTGATCACTACAGCGAATATCACCATGCAGTTTGGCTCTAAGCCACTGTTTGAAAACATCTCAGTTAAATTCGGCGGCGGTAACCGTTACGGTCTTATCGGTGCGAACGGCTGCGGTAAATCAACCTTCATGAAGATCCTTTGCGGTGATCTAGAGCCGAGCAGCGGTAACGTATCCTTAGACGTCAACGAGCGTCTGGGTAAGTTAAGCCAGAACCAATTCGGTTATGAGGAATTCACCCTTATCGACACAGTGATCATGGGTCACCGTGAACTGTGGAAGGTGAAGCAAGAGCGTGACCGTATTTATTCTCTGCCAGAAATGAGCGAAGAAGACGGCATTGCCGTGGCAAACCTTGAGATGGAATTTGCCGAAATGGACGGTTACACCGCCGAATCTCGCGCCGGTGAACTCTTGCTTGGTGTCGGTATTGGTATCGAAAGCCATTTCGGTCTGATGTCTGAAATCGCTCCAGGTTTAAAACTGCGGGTGTTATTGGCGCAGGCGCTGTTCTCAGATCCAGACGTACTGCTGCTCGACGAACCTACCAACAACTTGGACATCGACACTATCCGCTGGTTACAGGACGTACTGAACCAACGCGACAGCACCATGATCATCATTTCGCACGACCGTTACTTCTTAAACTCAGTCTGTACCCATATGGCAGACTTGAACTACGGTGAACTGCGCGTTTACCCAGGTAACTACGACGAATACATGCAAGCGGCCTCTCAGGCCCGTGAGCGTCTGCTGGCCGACAACGCCAAGAAGAAAGCGCAAATCTCTGAGCTGCAAACCTTCGTGGCGCGCTTCTCTGCGAACGCTTCTAAGGCAAAACAAGCGACTTCGCGCGCGCGTCAAATCGATAAGATCAAGCTGGAAGAAGTTAAAGCCTCTAGCCGTGTTAACCCATTCATTCGTTTCGATCAGGAAAAGAAACTGTTCCGTAACGCATTAGTGGTTGAAAACTTAGCCAAAGGTTACGACACGCCGCTGTTTAAAGATTTGAACCTTATCGTTGAAGTGGGTGAGCGTATCGCCATCCTCGGTGAGAACGGTGTGGGTAAAACGACCTTACTGCGTACCTTAATCCATGATATTCCACAGGATGAAGGTCTGATCCAGTGGTCTGAAAACAGCAACATCGGCTACTACGCGCAGGACCATGAGTCAGATTTCGAAAACGACATGACCCTCTTCGAGTGGATGAGCCAATGGCGTAAACCAGAGGACGACGACCAAGCGGTACGCGGTATTTTAGGCCGTATGCTGTTTAGCGCCGACGACATCAAAAAGTCAGTTAAAGTGCTGTCGGGTGGTGAAAAGGGTCGTATGTTATTTGGTAAGCTCATCATGCAAAAGCCAAATATCCTGATGCTCGACGAACCAACCAACCACATGGATATGGAATCGATCGAATCATTAAACAACGCGCTGGAAAAATACGAAGGCACCTTGTTGTTTGTGAGCCACGACCGCGCATTCGTATCGTCACTGGCCAACCGTATCCTTGAAATCACTCCGAACGGCGTGAATGACTTCAAGGGCACCTACGATGAGTTCCTCGTGAGCAAAGGCATTGAAGGCTAA
- a CDS encoding heavy metal translocating P-type ATPase: MSQIKLYVATMNCAGCVAKIEKAFAAEPNVSARINLADKQVTVDGKMSSDAALAVMDKAGYPAQLIVDAKAAAEEKRVEDAAEYRLRMRQAIAALAVGIPMMLWGLLGGEMMINSPSMQLGWGIMGLVTLALLVGTGRHFYQGMWRALKAKTTNMDTLIVLGTSTAWLYSMLVVLIPSAFPMDTRHVYFEASVMILGLINLGHALELKARGKTSEAVQSLLGLQSSTAIRIGDNGDEEVEIDQLKLGDKLRLRPGDRVALDGVVESGQSLLDEAMLTGEPIPVPKHVGDNLSAGTVNGNGSLVYRVTAGQQDTRLAKIIALVQEAQTSKMPIGRLADKISAVFVPTVVVIALLAAAIWYLVGPEPALSHALVVLTSVLIIACPCALGLATPMSIMVSVGRAAQMGVLVKNGEALQSASKVDCVVLDKTGTVTQGKPQVTGIHWVEGNGQALSDEDKRALLGAIASLEQHSEHPLASAMVSYVKQASIPLPATEIFTNHQGKGIEGRVDGADFLVGNQALMAAFDVQSGKGVTGSHSGFAVEAATQFAKQGKTAIYVAKAGKLVATIAIADPIKADAKEAISAIRSQGIRVVLLTGDNPQTAQAVAAQVGIEEVIAGVLPEQKQQHIKALQQQGHVVAMVGDGINDAPALMSADVGIAMGSGTEVAIESADMTLLSQQLIVIANLLALSRATIRNIKQNLFGAFIYNSFGIPVAAGVLYPLTGMLLSPVIAGAAMALSSLTVVTNANRLRQQKL, from the coding sequence ATGTCGCAGATAAAACTCTATGTTGCCACCATGAATTGTGCAGGCTGTGTGGCCAAAATTGAAAAGGCTTTTGCGGCCGAGCCGAATGTGAGTGCCCGTATCAATCTCGCCGATAAACAAGTGACAGTGGATGGCAAGATGAGCAGCGATGCGGCGCTGGCAGTGATGGATAAGGCGGGCTATCCCGCCCAGTTGATTGTGGACGCAAAGGCGGCCGCAGAGGAAAAACGGGTCGAAGATGCGGCTGAGTATCGCCTGCGGATGCGTCAGGCTATCGCCGCGCTTGCTGTCGGTATCCCTATGATGTTATGGGGATTACTGGGCGGCGAAATGATGATTAATAGCCCTAGCATGCAGCTTGGCTGGGGCATAATGGGCTTAGTTACCCTAGCACTTTTAGTCGGTACAGGGCGCCATTTCTATCAGGGAATGTGGCGCGCGCTTAAAGCCAAAACCACCAATATGGATACCTTAATCGTGTTAGGTACCAGCACGGCATGGCTCTATTCCATGCTGGTGGTGCTTATCCCGAGTGCGTTTCCCATGGACACTCGCCACGTGTACTTCGAGGCGAGCGTGATGATTTTAGGCTTAATTAACTTAGGCCACGCCCTCGAACTCAAAGCTCGGGGCAAGACCAGCGAAGCGGTGCAGAGTTTGCTCGGCCTGCAATCTTCTACCGCGATTCGTATTGGTGACAATGGCGATGAAGAGGTGGAAATCGATCAGCTCAAACTAGGGGATAAACTCAGACTTCGACCCGGCGACAGGGTCGCACTCGATGGCGTGGTGGAGTCCGGCCAGTCATTACTCGATGAGGCCATGCTGACGGGCGAACCTATTCCTGTGCCTAAGCATGTTGGCGATAATCTCAGTGCGGGAACTGTCAATGGTAACGGCAGTTTAGTCTACCGAGTGACCGCTGGGCAGCAGGATACGCGCCTTGCCAAAATCATCGCACTGGTGCAGGAGGCGCAAACCTCAAAGATGCCGATTGGCCGTCTGGCCGATAAAATTTCGGCGGTATTTGTGCCAACCGTTGTGGTCATCGCCTTACTCGCGGCGGCGATTTGGTATCTTGTTGGGCCAGAACCCGCGCTCAGTCATGCACTTGTAGTGCTCACCAGCGTGCTGATCATCGCCTGTCCCTGCGCCTTAGGATTAGCGACACCTATGTCTATCATGGTGTCCGTTGGCCGCGCCGCTCAAATGGGCGTATTGGTTAAAAATGGTGAAGCACTGCAAAGCGCCAGCAAGGTCGATTGTGTGGTGTTGGATAAAACCGGCACAGTGACTCAGGGTAAACCCCAAGTGACCGGTATCCACTGGGTTGAGGGCAATGGACAAGCGCTCAGTGATGAAGACAAGCGCGCACTGCTTGGCGCTATCGCCAGTCTTGAGCAGCATTCAGAGCATCCGCTGGCCAGCGCAATGGTTAGCTATGTTAAGCAAGCCTCGATTCCATTGCCTGCGACCGAGATTTTTACCAATCATCAAGGTAAGGGCATCGAAGGGCGAGTCGATGGCGCCGACTTTTTAGTGGGTAATCAAGCTTTAATGGCGGCATTTGATGTGCAGTCAGGGAAGGGCGTGACAGGCAGCCACTCAGGCTTTGCGGTAGAAGCCGCCACACAATTTGCCAAACAGGGTAAGACGGCGATTTATGTCGCCAAGGCGGGCAAGTTAGTGGCCACTATCGCCATTGCCGATCCGATCAAGGCCGACGCTAAAGAAGCCATTAGCGCCATCCGCTCACAGGGGATTCGCGTAGTGCTGCTGACTGGCGATAATCCGCAAACGGCGCAGGCGGTGGCAGCTCAAGTGGGCATAGAGGAAGTGATAGCGGGCGTGTTACCCGAGCAAAAACAGCAGCATATTAAAGCCTTACAACAGCAAGGCCATGTGGTTGCCATGGTGGGGGACGGTATCAACGATGCGCCTGCCTTGATGAGCGCCGATGTGGGGATCGCCATGGGATCGGGCACTGAGGTGGCGATCGAAAGCGCTGATATGACTCTGCTGTCCCAGCAGCTGATAGTGATTGCTAACTTATTGGCACTTTCCCGCGCGACCATTCGCAATATTAAGCAAAACCTGTTTGGGGCCTTTATCTACAACAGTTTCGGTATTCCTGTGGCGGCGGGCGTCTTGTATCCACTCACGGGGATGTTGTTAAGCCCAGTGATTGCCGGGGCGGCGATGGCGCTGTCTTCCCTAACTGTGGTCACCAATGCGAATCGGCTAAGACAGCAAAAGTTATAA
- a CDS encoding MerR family DNA-binding protein, with translation MKIGEVAKHTGLSVKSIRYYHDIGLVCGERNEAGYRVYRHRDIESLKFVHQCRDLGFSLEDCKLLLGLRNNDSRNAEDVKQLTRNHLAYVEEQIGKLQNLRSQLQQMVSECQGGEQPHCAIIDSLNHQH, from the coding sequence ATGAAAATTGGTGAAGTCGCGAAGCACACAGGGTTAAGCGTCAAAAGCATACGCTATTACCACGATATCGGCCTTGTCTGCGGCGAGCGTAACGAGGCGGGATACAGGGTGTATCGCCATCGGGATATCGAATCGCTGAAATTTGTGCACCAGTGCCGCGACTTAGGTTTTAGCCTCGAGGATTGCAAACTCCTGCTTGGCCTTCGCAATAACGATAGCCGCAATGCCGAAGATGTGAAGCAACTCACCCGCAACCATTTGGCCTATGTCGAGGAGCAAATTGGTAAATTGCAGAATCTGCGCAGCCAGTTACAGCAAATGGTCAGCGAGTGCCAGGGTGGCGAGCAACCCCACTGCGCGATTATTGATAGCCTTAATCACCAACACTAA
- a CDS encoding S9 family peptidase — translation MGLGRYLPYLLSAVLLLGGCERTDTQDLPAKENGDIKVAPYGSWQSPLSAAEVFEQADDIAELQSVGDAIYFAESSGSAQGKVGIKRLDGLGKVTEVVPPDFNVRSTVHEYGGAAFLGIGQSLFATKLQDQLFYRFAPNQPPLPLTPNGTRHADCVAYPKGSRIICVREDHRQGGEPKASLVTINLNFAGEGDTFVTGHDFIASPTISPDNTQLAWITWEHPYMPWDNSVLWLGDLDRKGQLKNIRKVNTPKDSSVTQPLFGPDGNLYVVSDLSNWWNIYRVTPQQTLVPVLSKNAEFAVPDWRLGNHNYAFENASTLIASYVEGNRAALLRMHLDSGLTESLAVDFAEITQVVKGEDGVYFVGAKATPEKGIYRVVGRGTELVYAPALPNLDPNYVSRAKNIAFATGKNQQAYGYFYGPVNPNYIAPHDTRPPLIVMLHGGPTARASLAYRSEIQFWTSRGFAVLDLNFRGSSGFGRAYRQSLYGKWGESDVEDAVNAAKYLVAKGWVDANKLAIRGISAGGLTVMSSLAFYDVFQAGVSYEGISDFEQLAKGTHKFESGYLDQLIGPYPEMKQRYRELSPLNHLDGLNEPLLIFQGLRNKIVPTAQSRQIYEALKAKGVPTAYIDYGDDSDEGRTPEHKAAGLETELAFYGQVFHFTPAGKLPIFALDNVMALKQ, via the coding sequence ATGGGGTTAGGACGCTATTTACCGTATCTGCTGAGTGCAGTTTTGCTGCTGGGCGGGTGTGAGCGTACGGATACACAGGATTTACCCGCCAAGGAAAATGGCGATATTAAAGTGGCACCCTATGGCAGCTGGCAATCACCCTTGTCTGCGGCCGAGGTGTTTGAACAGGCCGATGATATTGCCGAGCTGCAAAGCGTTGGCGACGCGATTTATTTTGCCGAATCCAGTGGCAGTGCACAGGGCAAAGTTGGCATTAAACGCCTCGATGGCCTTGGCAAAGTGACCGAAGTGGTTCCCCCCGATTTTAATGTCAGATCTACCGTGCATGAGTATGGCGGCGCCGCATTCTTAGGCATAGGTCAGAGCTTGTTTGCTACCAAATTGCAGGATCAGCTGTTTTATCGTTTCGCCCCGAATCAACCGCCATTGCCGTTAACTCCCAATGGCACCCGCCATGCCGATTGTGTCGCGTACCCCAAGGGCTCACGGATTATTTGTGTGCGTGAAGACCACCGTCAGGGCGGCGAACCTAAAGCCAGCCTAGTGACCATCAATCTTAACTTTGCCGGTGAAGGCGATACCTTCGTCACTGGCCATGACTTTATTGCTTCCCCCACAATTTCCCCCGATAACACGCAATTGGCGTGGATCACTTGGGAACATCCCTATATGCCTTGGGATAACAGCGTGCTTTGGCTTGGGGATCTTGATCGTAAGGGCCAGTTAAAAAATATTCGTAAGGTGAATACGCCCAAAGATTCTTCGGTGACTCAGCCCTTATTCGGCCCCGATGGCAACTTATATGTGGTGTCCGATCTCAGTAACTGGTGGAACATTTACCGCGTGACGCCACAACAAACTTTAGTGCCAGTGCTGAGTAAAAATGCCGAGTTTGCCGTGCCCGATTGGCGCTTAGGCAATCATAACTACGCCTTCGAAAATGCCTCGACCTTGATAGCCAGCTATGTCGAAGGTAATCGAGCGGCATTGCTGCGAATGCACTTAGATTCGGGATTGACTGAATCACTTGCCGTTGATTTTGCTGAGATTACTCAGGTGGTGAAGGGCGAAGATGGGGTTTATTTTGTCGGCGCTAAGGCGACACCAGAGAAGGGCATTTATCGAGTTGTCGGCCGTGGCACTGAGTTAGTCTATGCCCCTGCGCTGCCGAATCTTGACCCGAATTACGTGTCGCGGGCGAAAAATATCGCCTTCGCGACGGGTAAAAATCAGCAGGCCTATGGTTATTTTTATGGTCCGGTGAATCCCAATTACATCGCGCCCCACGACACCAGGCCGCCGCTTATCGTGATGTTACACGGCGGGCCGACGGCGCGCGCTTCACTTGCCTATCGCAGTGAGATCCAATTCTGGACCAGCCGTGGCTTTGCCGTGTTGGATTTAAACTTCCGTGGCAGCAGTGGTTTTGGCCGCGCCTATCGCCAGAGCCTGTATGGCAAATGGGGGGAAAGCGATGTGGAAGATGCGGTCAATGCGGCCAAGTATTTAGTGGCTAAGGGCTGGGTCGATGCCAATAAACTGGCGATTCGCGGGATCAGCGCTGGCGGTTTAACCGTCATGTCCTCCTTGGCGTTTTATGATGTGTTTCAAGCGGGGGTGAGCTACGAGGGGATCAGCGATTTTGAGCAGCTCGCTAAGGGTACGCATAAGTTTGAATCTGGCTATTTAGATCAGCTTATTGGCCCTTATCCCGAGATGAAGCAACGCTATCGCGAGTTATCGCCACTCAATCACTTAGATGGCTTGAATGAACCCCTGCTGATTTTCCAAGGCTTGAGAAACAAGATAGTGCCAACGGCGCAGTCGCGACAAATTTATGAGGCGCTCAAAGCCAAAGGCGTGCCGACGGCCTATATCGACTATGGTGATGATTCCGACGAGGGGCGAACGCCTGAGCATAAAGCCGCCGGTTTAGAAACCGAGTTAGCCTTTTATGGCCAAGTGTTTCACTTTACTCCAGCGGGTAAATTACCCATATTCGCCCTCGATAATGTGATGGCGCTGAAGCAGTAA